The genomic stretch CGAGAAGGAGTGGAAAGACGTTCCGATGCCACAGCTGGCCAACTCCGGCGACGTCATTGTCCGCGTGGACACCACCACTATTTGCGGTACAGACCTGCACATCCTAAAGGGTGACGTTCCCGCGGTCACGCCGGGCCGGATTCTGGGCCATGAAGGCGTGGGAACAGTCACGGAGACCGGCACAGGAGTCAAGGACTTTGCTGTCGGCGACCGCGTCATCATCTCCTGCATCAAGTCCTGCGGGCACTGCATCAACTGCCGCAGCGGTTTGTATTCACACTGTCTCGGGGACGAAGGTGCCGCCGGCATTGGCTGGGTATTTGGGCACCTCATCGATGGAACCCAGGCAGAATATGTCCGTGTTCCCTACGCCGACAACTCGCTGCACAAGCTGCCCGACGGCGTGAGTGATGTTCAGGCTGTCATGCTCTCTGACATTCTGCCCACCGGATTCGAGATCGGGGTCCTTGCCGGGGCGGTCAAGCCGGGCGATGTGGTGGCGGTCATCGGCGCCGGCCCCGTGGGGCTCGCTGCCATGATGACCGCCGGGTTGTGCGGCGCGGCCAAGGTTATCGCCCTTGACCTGGACAAGGGCAGGTTGGAGCAGGCGAGGAAATTTGGTGCCACAGACGCCGTCGACTCCGGCGACGCAGACTGGAAGGATCAGGTCTTTGCCCTCACCGACGGGGCGGGGGTGGATGTTGCCATCGAAGCCGTTGGCCTTCCAGCTACATTCGAGATGGCTGTGGACACGGTGCGCCCCGGCGGCCATGTGGCCAATGTCGGCGTTCATGGAAAGCCCGTCGAACTGCACCTGGACGAGCTGTGGATTCGCAACATCACCATCACCATGGGCCTGGTCAACGCCAACTCCACGCCGATGCTGCTCAAGCTTGTTGCCGCACATAAGATCCCGGCCGAACAGTTCGCAACCCACTTCTTCAACTTTGACCAAATGCTGGATGCCTATGAGACGTTTGCGAATGCGGCCACCACCAAGGCCCTCAAGGTCATCATTTCACGCGCTGGCTGAACGCCGCGGAGCAAGAAAATCCGGCGGGAGCACGTGTCTTCTCGCCACAATGAAAGGAAGAGAACCATGTCCCAGGTAACCATCATCGGCAACGGACACATGGCCAGGGCCATAGCTGTGCGCATGATCCATGCCCGCCATTCAGTCCAGATCCTTGGCCGTGACGGAGAAAGAACCCGTGAACTGGTCGAAGACCTCGGCGCCGGCGCCACGGGTGGCGGAGAGGAGGCAGTGATCGAAGGCGGCATCGTCATTCTGGCGGTCCCCTACGAGGAAGCAGTAAGGGTGGTGCTCCTGTACGGCGAAACCTTGGCCGGCAAGGTCGTGGTCGACATCAGCAACCCAGTGAACCTGGCTGACTTTGACTCAATGCGCACCCCTGCCGGGTCGTCCGCAGCCGAGCAGGTTGCCCTGCATGCGTCCAAGGGTGCCTTGGTTGTCAAGGCATTCAACACGTGTTTCGCAGCAACCCTTGAAGCCGGACATGTTGCCGGCCAGCCCTTGGATGTTTTCATTGCCGGGGACTCACAGGATGCCAAGCTGAAGGTCAGCGCCGTGGTCGCCGCATCCGGCCTTCGCCCCATCGACGTCGGCCCCCTCCGCCGGGCGCGGGAATTGGAGGCCATGATGTTGATGCTGATGGGGTTGCAGGTGGACCCAAGCCATGAGAACTTCAATTGGGACACCGCAATCAAGCTTCTTCCGTGATCCATGGCGACTGGGTTGGCTGTGGATTTCGCCGCATACGCCCGGTCCAGGTGATCAACAACGAAGCCTCACCATCAAGATAGGCGCAGCTGGAG from Arthrobacter stackebrandtii encodes the following:
- a CDS encoding zinc-dependent alcohol dehydrogenase family protein, translating into MKALVYQGPGEKEWKDVPMPQLANSGDVIVRVDTTTICGTDLHILKGDVPAVTPGRILGHEGVGTVTETGTGVKDFAVGDRVIISCIKSCGHCINCRSGLYSHCLGDEGAAGIGWVFGHLIDGTQAEYVRVPYADNSLHKLPDGVSDVQAVMLSDILPTGFEIGVLAGAVKPGDVVAVIGAGPVGLAAMMTAGLCGAAKVIALDLDKGRLEQARKFGATDAVDSGDADWKDQVFALTDGAGVDVAIEAVGLPATFEMAVDTVRPGGHVANVGVHGKPVELHLDELWIRNITITMGLVNANSTPMLLKLVAAHKIPAEQFATHFFNFDQMLDAYETFANAATTKALKVIISRAG
- a CDS encoding NADPH-dependent F420 reductase, giving the protein MSQVTIIGNGHMARAIAVRMIHARHSVQILGRDGERTRELVEDLGAGATGGGEEAVIEGGIVILAVPYEEAVRVVLLYGETLAGKVVVDISNPVNLADFDSMRTPAGSSAAEQVALHASKGALVVKAFNTCFAATLEAGHVAGQPLDVFIAGDSQDAKLKVSAVVAASGLRPIDVGPLRRARELEAMMLMLMGLQVDPSHENFNWDTAIKLLP